In one Zobellia galactanivorans genomic region, the following are encoded:
- a CDS encoding valine--tRNA ligase, with translation MDIPSKYDPQKAENHWYDYWMQHDFFSSTPDKREPYTIVIPPPNVTGVLHMGHMLNNTIQDVLIRRARLMGKNACWVPGMDHASIATEAKVVAKLKSEGIDKADLSREEFLKHAWDWTDEYGGVILDQLKKLGASCDWKRTKFTMDDDMYKSVIKVFVDLFNKGLIYRGYRMVNWDPEAQTTLSDEEVIYEEKQGLLYYLSYPIEGSDERVTIATTRPETILGDTAICINPNDERYRHLKGKKAIVPISGRVIPIIEDEYVDIEFGTGCLKITPAHDVNDKALGEKHHLETIDIFNADATLNSFGLHYEGKDRFVVRKEITKELEEKGFLVKKENYVNKVGTSERTKAVIEPRLSDQWFLKMEDLVKPAIKAVLETEEVKFFPKKFENTYRHWMENIRDWNISRQLWWGQQIPAYYFGDGQEDFVVAETVEDALKLAKEKSGNANLTVGDLKQDEDALDTWFSSWLWPISVFNGILEPENEEVNYYYPTNDLVTGPDIIFFWVARMIISGYEYRDERPFQNVYFTGLVRDKQRRKMSKSLGNSPDALKLIEDYGADGVRVGLLLSSAAGNDLMFDEDLCQQGKNFANKIWNGFRLLKGWEIADLPQPEASRLGIEWYKAKFNKTLLEIEDHFSKYRISDALMAIYKLVWDDYSSWLLEIIKPDYQKPIDRVTYEAVIDLFEQNLKLLHPFMPFLTEEVWQHITERKPEEALVVAQWPKMEKVDEALIESFETAAEVVSGVRNIRKEKNIPMKEHLELLVLNEGGLAKTWDVVVEKLTNVSEVSYVDATVDGALSFRVKNNEYFVPMSGAIDVEAEIKKIEEELKYTKGFLLSVQKKLSNERFVNNAPEKVIAIERQKQADAEAKIETLEKSLASLG, from the coding sequence TAAAAGGGAGCCTTACACCATTGTAATTCCTCCGCCAAACGTAACCGGAGTACTTCATATGGGGCATATGTTGAACAATACCATTCAAGATGTATTGATCAGACGGGCCCGTTTAATGGGGAAAAATGCATGTTGGGTGCCGGGAATGGACCACGCCTCCATTGCTACGGAGGCTAAAGTTGTTGCAAAATTGAAGTCCGAAGGCATCGATAAGGCCGATTTAAGCCGCGAAGAATTCCTAAAGCACGCTTGGGATTGGACGGACGAATACGGTGGGGTTATTTTAGACCAGCTGAAAAAATTAGGGGCATCCTGCGATTGGAAACGTACCAAGTTTACCATGGATGACGATATGTATAAATCGGTCATCAAGGTTTTTGTCGATTTGTTCAACAAAGGATTGATATATAGGGGCTACCGTATGGTCAACTGGGATCCCGAGGCCCAGACCACACTCTCCGATGAAGAGGTGATCTATGAAGAAAAGCAAGGCCTTCTTTACTATCTTTCATATCCCATAGAAGGATCTGACGAGCGGGTAACCATTGCTACTACGCGACCTGAGACTATTTTGGGTGATACGGCCATTTGTATCAATCCCAATGATGAGCGCTACCGACATTTGAAAGGGAAGAAAGCCATAGTGCCCATTTCGGGTAGGGTAATCCCCATTATAGAAGACGAATACGTAGATATCGAGTTCGGTACCGGCTGTTTAAAGATTACCCCGGCACACGATGTGAACGATAAGGCCTTGGGTGAAAAACACCACCTTGAAACCATCGATATCTTCAACGCCGATGCTACATTGAATTCTTTTGGACTTCATTATGAAGGAAAGGATCGCTTTGTGGTCCGTAAGGAAATAACCAAAGAGCTTGAAGAAAAGGGCTTTTTGGTCAAAAAGGAGAACTACGTCAATAAAGTAGGGACGTCGGAACGGACCAAGGCGGTTATAGAGCCAAGGTTGAGCGATCAGTGGTTCTTGAAAATGGAAGATTTGGTCAAACCTGCAATTAAGGCGGTACTTGAAACCGAGGAGGTGAAATTCTTCCCTAAAAAATTCGAGAATACCTATCGCCATTGGATGGAAAACATCCGCGACTGGAATATTTCACGCCAGTTATGGTGGGGGCAACAGATACCCGCCTATTATTTCGGTGATGGTCAAGAAGATTTTGTCGTGGCCGAAACGGTTGAAGATGCCTTGAAATTGGCCAAGGAAAAGTCAGGTAACGCCAATTTGACAGTAGGCGACCTTAAACAAGACGAAGATGCCCTAGATACTTGGTTTTCATCTTGGTTGTGGCCTATTAGTGTCTTTAACGGTATTTTGGAGCCCGAAAACGAGGAGGTGAACTACTACTATCCTACCAACGACCTGGTCACGGGGCCGGATATTATTTTCTTTTGGGTGGCCCGAATGATTATTTCCGGGTATGAGTACCGTGATGAACGTCCTTTCCAAAATGTGTATTTCACAGGTTTGGTACGCGATAAGCAACGTAGAAAAATGTCTAAGTCGCTAGGGAATTCGCCCGATGCGCTTAAGTTGATAGAAGATTACGGGGCAGATGGTGTTCGTGTCGGACTTTTATTGAGTTCTGCCGCGGGGAACGATTTGATGTTCGATGAAGATCTATGCCAACAAGGAAAGAACTTTGCCAATAAGATATGGAACGGTTTCCGATTGTTGAAAGGTTGGGAAATAGCCGATCTGCCACAACCGGAAGCGTCAAGATTGGGTATTGAATGGTACAAGGCCAAATTCAATAAAACCTTGCTTGAGATTGAAGATCATTTTAGCAAGTATCGTATCTCAGATGCCCTAATGGCAATTTATAAATTGGTTTGGGATGACTATAGTTCGTGGTTGTTGGAAATTATAAAACCCGATTACCAGAAGCCTATTGATAGAGTCACCTATGAGGCGGTCATCGATTTGTTTGAACAGAACCTTAAATTGTTACATCCATTTATGCCTTTCTTGACCGAAGAGGTTTGGCAACACATTACGGAACGTAAGCCTGAAGAGGCCTTAGTGGTGGCACAATGGCCGAAGATGGAGAAAGTGGATGAAGCTCTTATTGAAAGCTTTGAAACTGCTGCGGAAGTGGTCTCTGGGGTTCGAAATATCCGTAAGGAAAAGAATATTCCAATGAAAGAGCACTTGGAGCTTTTGGTGCTCAACGAGGGCGGTTTGGCCAAAACATGGGATGTGGTCGTAGAGAAATTGACCAATGTTTCGGAAGTCTCTTATGTCGATGCTACCGTAGACGGCGCGTTGTCGTTCCGTGTAAAGAACAATGAGTACTTTGTGCCGATGAGCGGCGCTATCGATGTTGAGGCCGAAATCAAAAAGATTGAAGAAGAGTTGAAATACACCAAGGGCTTCTTGTTGTCGGTTCAAAAGAAACTTTCAAATGAGCGTTTTGTAAACAATGCACCCGAGAAAGTCATTGCTATAGAACGCCAAAAGCAGGCCGATGCCGAGGCTAAGATAGAAACCTTGGAAAAAAGTCTGGCCAGTTTAGGCTAG
- a CDS encoding TetR/AcrR family transcriptional regulator has protein sequence MRVRDDTKINTIFEATTALTSEVGLNRLTMSSIAQRAKMACGTLYIYFDSKERLLNELYMHLFVGSTLSILPSIGHLPLKKQLSIIWAKVLWFRVTNSSEVIFMHQFRYSVYASEETHKLDDQFVGFIKNLLGQGKEELIIKNIDSDLIIPLFYGYANNLARQMAMDEVEITDAIIDQTFHLCWDAIKS, from the coding sequence GTGAGAGTAAGGGACGATACCAAGATCAATACCATTTTTGAGGCAACGACCGCATTGACCTCAGAAGTGGGGCTGAACCGGCTCACGATGTCATCTATTGCCCAAAGGGCCAAAATGGCCTGCGGAACCCTTTATATTTACTTCGATAGTAAAGAGCGGTTGCTGAACGAGCTGTATATGCACCTATTTGTCGGTAGCACCCTTTCCATACTTCCTTCTATTGGGCATTTGCCTTTAAAAAAGCAACTTTCCATCATCTGGGCAAAGGTGCTGTGGTTTCGTGTAACCAATAGTTCAGAGGTGATATTCATGCACCAGTTTCGGTATTCTGTCTATGCTTCCGAAGAAACCCATAAGCTTGACGACCAATTTGTGGGCTTTATCAAAAACTTATTGGGGCAGGGAAAGGAGGAGTTGATCATTAAGAACATTGACAGTGACTTGATCATTCCCTTGTTTTACGGTTATGCCAATAATCTGGCCAGGCAAATGGCTATGGATGAGGTAGAAATTACGGATGCGATTATCGACCAAACCTTCCACTTGTGTTGGGATGCCATAAAATCATGA
- a CDS encoding sterol desaturase family protein, giving the protein METYAQALLYAIPVFMVLLAIEIGYGYFVKDQKHKVMDSVSSISSGFTNIIKDTLGLGVALVTYPFLLEHLAVFQMEATWSVWLIAFVVVDFAGYWNHRLSHKINFFWNQHVVHHSSEEFNLACALRQPISNLIGYFPLLLIPAAVLGVPNEVMAILLPVHLFAQFWYHTQHIGKMGWAEYIIVTPSQHRVHHAINPEYIDKNLGQIFCVWDRCFGTFQEELDDVPPQFGVLKPASTWNPIPINFQHLWRLIRDAWYTKNYWDKFRIWFMPTGWRPDDVKEKYPIAIIEDVYGFTRYETPASTALKVYAVFQMLVTTGFIWFMFYNFSAIGPKGLLLFGFVVFTGVYGYTTLMDRKEYAVYIELFRGVLGLALISFTGDWFGLDSYVPFGSWLVALYFLISLFSGIYFTYFEASAPKRNTWA; this is encoded by the coding sequence GTGGAAACCTATGCTCAGGCACTTTTGTATGCTATCCCCGTTTTTATGGTGCTCTTGGCCATTGAAATAGGGTATGGGTATTTTGTAAAGGACCAAAAGCATAAGGTGATGGATTCCGTATCGAGTATAAGTTCGGGCTTTACCAATATTATTAAAGACACCTTGGGCCTAGGGGTGGCCTTGGTAACCTATCCTTTTTTATTGGAGCATTTGGCCGTGTTTCAAATGGAGGCTACGTGGTCGGTATGGTTGATTGCCTTTGTCGTAGTCGACTTTGCGGGATATTGGAACCATCGTTTGAGTCATAAAATAAATTTTTTCTGGAACCAGCATGTGGTCCATCACAGTAGTGAAGAGTTTAATTTGGCCTGTGCATTGCGTCAGCCTATCTCTAATTTGATCGGCTATTTTCCGTTATTGTTGATTCCTGCAGCGGTTCTTGGCGTGCCTAATGAGGTAATGGCTATTCTTTTGCCCGTTCATCTCTTCGCGCAATTTTGGTACCATACACAGCACATAGGTAAAATGGGCTGGGCCGAATATATTATTGTAACCCCTTCGCAACATCGCGTGCACCACGCTATTAATCCCGAGTATATCGATAAGAACCTCGGACAGATTTTTTGTGTTTGGGATCGTTGCTTCGGTACCTTTCAAGAAGAACTTGATGATGTACCCCCTCAGTTTGGGGTGTTGAAACCCGCTTCGACATGGAATCCGATCCCGATTAATTTTCAACACTTATGGCGTTTGATCCGTGATGCATGGTATACTAAAAACTATTGGGACAAGTTTCGAATTTGGTTTATGCCTACTGGCTGGCGGCCCGATGATGTCAAAGAAAAATACCCCATAGCCATTATTGAGGATGTCTACGGTTTTACCCGTTACGAAACCCCTGCATCGACCGCTTTAAAAGTATATGCGGTTTTTCAAATGTTGGTCACTACGGGCTTTATATGGTTTATGTTCTATAATTTTTCGGCAATCGGGCCGAAGGGGCTGCTTCTGTTCGGCTTTGTGGTTTTCACCGGTGTTTATGGTTATACCACTTTGATGGACCGCAAGGAGTATGCCGTGTATATAGAACTGTTTAGGGGTGTTTTAGGCTTGGCCTTGATCTCGTTTACAGGCGATTGGTTCGGTCTTGACAGTTATGTGCCCTTCGGAAGTTGGCTCGTGGCTCTTTACTTTTTGATAAGTCTGTTTTCAGGAATATATTTTACCTATTTTGAAGCCTCGGCCCCAAAAAGGAATACATGGGCTTAA